In the Populus trichocarpa isolate Nisqually-1 chromosome 1, P.trichocarpa_v4.1, whole genome shotgun sequence genome, one interval contains:
- the LOC18094395 gene encoding flavonoid 3'-monooxygenase CYP75B137 → MTPLTNFLENCNIDASTSTIATLLTLFAIIWYARRRAESKKGRPSLPPGPRGLPLIGNLASLDPDLHTYFAGLARTYGPILKLRLGSKLGIIVSSPNLAREVLKDHDITFANRDVPDVARIAAYGGSDIAWSPYGPEWRMLRKVCVLKMLSNSTLDSVYELRRREVRNIIAYIYSKPGSPINVGEQTFLTILNVVTSMLWGGTVQGEERGSLGAEFRRVVADMTELLGAPNISDFFPALARFDLQGLVKKMSGLAPKFDQIFDRMIEKQLSIDALGDTAGASSKDFLQFLLKVKDEGDVKTPLTMTHIKALLMDMVVGGSDTSSNAIEFAFAEVMNKPEVMRKAQDELDRVVGKDNIVEESHIHKLPYLHAIMKESLRLHPVLPLLIPHCPSETCTIGGFSVPKGARVFINVWAVHRDPSIWENPLEFKPERFLNSKFDYSGSDFNYFPFGSGRRICAGIAMAERMFLYFLATLLHSFDWKLPEGKQMDLTEKFGIVLKLKNPLVAIPTPRLSNPALYA, encoded by the exons ATGACCCCCCTTacaaattttcttgaaaattgtaATATAGATGCTTCTACAAGCACAATAGCCACTCTCTTGACTCTCTTTGCTATTATTTGGTATGCACGGAGACGTGCCGAATCCAAGAAGGGACGTCCATCTCTACCCCCTGGTCCAAGAGGGCTCCCATTAATTGGCAATCTAGCTTCTCTTGACCCAGATCTTCACACATACTTTGCTGGGCTAGCGCGCACTTACGGACCAATCTTGAAGCTGCGGCTTGGCTCCAAGCTTGGCATCATAGTGAGCTCCCCTAATTTGGCTCGCGAAGTTCTTAAAGACCATGACATAACATTTGCTAACCGTGATGTGCCTGATGTTGCCCGGATAGCAGCCTATGGTGGGTCAGATATAGCCTGGAGCCCATATGGGCCAGAGTGGAGGATGCTAAGAAAAGTTTGTGTCCTCAAAATGCTCAGCAACTCAACGTTAGACTCGGTTTACGAGCTTCGCCGCCGCGAAGTGCGAAACATCATTGCTTACATATATAGTAAGCCCGGGTCACCCATCAACGTGGGAGAGCAAACTTTTCTGACAATATTGAATGTTGTAACGAGCATGTTATGGGGTGGCACGGTCCAAGGTGAAGAAAGGGGTAGCCTAGGTGCTGAATTTAGGCGGGTTGTGGCTGACATGACTGAGTTATTGGGGGCGCCAAacatttcagatttttttcctgCCTTGGCCAGATTCGATTTGCAAGGCCTTGTAAAAAAGATGAGTGGTTTGGCCCCAAAGTTTGATCAGATTTTTGACAGGatgattgaaaaacaattgagcATTGATGCGTTGGGGGATACAGCAGGGGCGAGTAGCAAAGACTTTCTGCAGTTTCTGTTGAAAGTGAAGGATGAAGGAGATGTCAAGACGCCATTAACCATGACCCACATCAAAGCCTTGCTTATG GATATGGTTGTCGGTGGTTCAGACACATCCTCTAACGCAATTGAGTTTGCCTTTGCTGAAGTCATGAACAAGCCAGAAGTAATGAGAAAAGCTCAAGATGAATTGGACAGAGTAGTTGGCAAGGACAACATAGTAGAGGAGTCTCACATACACAAATTGCCATACTTGCATGCCATCATGAAAGAATCATTGAGGTTGCACCCAGTTCTCCCACTGCTAATCCCTCATTGCCCTAGTGAAACATGCACTATTGGAGGCTTCTCTGTTCCAAAGGGTGCTCGAGTTTTTATCAATGTATGGGCAGTACACAGGGACCCTTCAATCTGGGAAAATCCTTTGGAATTTAAACCGGAGAGGTTCTTGAACAGTAAATTTGACTACAGTGGAAGTGACTTCAATTATTTCCCGTTTGGATCCGGAAGGAGAATTTGTGCTGGGATAGCAATGGCTGAGAGGATGTTTCTGTATTTCCTTGCTACACTTCTGCATTCTTTTGATTGGAAATTACCTGAAGGTAAGCAAATGGATCTTACGGAGAAGTTTGGGATTGTTTTGAAGTTGAAGAACCCTCTTGTTGCAATTCCAACACCAAGATTATCCAATCCAGCTCTCTACGCGTAG